The Monomorium pharaonis isolate MP-MQ-018 chromosome 5, ASM1337386v2, whole genome shotgun sequence genome includes a window with the following:
- the LOC105838016 gene encoding glutenin, low molecular weight subunit gives MRFLFLIFVVTPVLATGFHVRERRQAQQLAPNYRAYNQAPAAIKQILAAQQYRDPIVHLPPQPVPNLAPASPIEPQVLQQNQISQYRPNIQVGQAPQQPTYKQIPVRPAQYSPPPAAQQQYNPQYRSNYAPQQQPQPRPLSLPQQQQAVQPNYQYSRNLPPELQQLVQIQQNLPNAIPQGQRQG, from the exons ATGAGATTTCTC TTCCTGATTTTCGTTGTGACGCCCGTGCTGGCAACGGGATTCCACG TCCGGGAGCGTAGACAAGCGCAGCAGTTAGCGCCCAATTATCGAGCCTACAATCAGGCACCGGCGGCGATCAAGCAGATACTGGCCGCGCAGCAGTATCGCGATCCGATCGTCCATCTTCCGCCGCAACCGGTGCCGAATCTGGCGCCCGCGTCGCCCATCGAGCCCCAAGTGCTGCAGCAGAACCAGATTTCCCAATATCGACCGAACATACAAGTAGGCCAGGCGCCTCAGCAGCCGACCTACAAGCAGATTCCTGTGAGACCAGCCCAGTACAGTCCGCCACCCGCCGCTCAGCAACAATACAACCCGCAATACCGCTCCAATTATGCGCCGCAGCAGCAGCCGCAGCCGCGACCACTGTCGCTTCCGCAGCAGCAGCAGGCCGTCCAGCCCAATTATCAGTATTCCAGAAATCTGCCGCCGGAGCTCCAACAGCTCGTGCAGATCCAGCAGAACCTGCCTAATGCGATCCCGCAAGGACAACGTCAAGGATAA
- the LOC105838014 gene encoding alpha/beta-gliadin clone PW8142, with amino-acid sequence MKLHVLLLTALPMCLAEFTIQGPSDGHRRAQGLKFSEEKGIEYTDASEGGGPGDFTIQGATDGNTNFRIQGATDGHSNFQIQGPTDGGSATYNVQGPIDRYGQPVAIQGAYDANQAYDNSQINGKALQYNDPSGYRVNWRSYDRQARPQAQPQPQYAQTQAAAPVSRAAAPRQRAHQARPQPQPQPQPQVAERAPSYKPYANAPPQIQQLLQFQQQIPYINIIPEPYRFDEEAAIQAQSKAVREHLQKLAQEAAAAPLPEPVLASTPRQKSRGHPRSKRQAQQQHQQPQYRRISQPPAEPQPHYSTNLPNHLLELLKFQAQTPYNIIANQIVYRPDKPYVPQPVDAPQQQLQQQQQQQQQLLPQQPIQQAQYQGQSGAYQGQPNAYTQANLQPLYNQNQQYQQLGYNQQQPGVRPVTENQY; translated from the exons gTTTTATTGCTGACGGCACTTCCCATGTGCCTGGCTGAATTCACAATACAGGGGCCTAGCGACGGACACCGCCGGGCTCAGGGTCTTAAGTTCAGCGAAGAGAAAGGAATCGAATATACAGATGCGAGTG AGGGAGGGGGACCGGGAGACTTCACCATTCAAGGCGCGACTGACGGTAATACCAACTTCAGGATCCAGGGTGCTACGGACGGGCACTCGAATTTCCAGATTCAAGGACCCACGGATGGTGGATCGGCCACTTACAATGTACAAGGTCCGATCGATCGATACGGTCAACCCGTAGCAATCCAGGGAGCATATGATGCCAATCAGGCTTACGATAATAGCCAAATTAACGGGAAGGCGCTTCAGTACAACGATCCCAGCG GTTACAGGGTAAACTGGAGGTCGTACGACCGTCAAGCACGTCCGCAAGCTCAGCCACAGCCACAGTACGCACAGACGCAAGCCGCGGCTCCGGTTTCGCGAGCGGCCGCGCCCCGACAGCGAGCGCACCAAGCACGACCGCAGCCGCAACCGCAACCGCAACCGCAAGTTGCGGAAAGAGCGCCAAGTTACAAGCCTTACGCCAACGCGCCGCCGCAGATTCAGCAATTGCTCCAGTTCCAGCAGCAAATTCCGTACATCAACATAATTCCGGAACCGTACAG ATTCGACGAAGAGGCTGCGATACAAGCTCAATCGAAAGCGGTCCGGGAACATCTCCAGAAGTTGGCACAGGAGGCGGCAGCTGCACCCTTACCGGAGCCCGTGCTCGCATCTACACCGCGTCAAAAGTCACGCGGCCATCCCAGAAGCAAACGTCAGGCTCAGCAGCAACATCAGCAGCCGCAGTATCGCAGGATATCCCAGCCGCCGGCGGAGCCACAGCCTCACTATTCAACCAATTTGCCGAATCATTTGCTCGAACTGTTGAAATTCCAAGCACAAACGCCATACAACATCATCGCCAATCAGATCGTGTATCGTCCTGACAAGCCATACGTGCCGCAACCCGTAGATGCGCCGCAGCAACAActgcaacagcagcagcagcagcagcagcagctttTGCCACAGCAACCGATACAACAAGCGCAGTATCAAGGTCAGAGTGGCGCCTACCAGGGTCAACCTAACGCATATACGCAGGCTAACTTACAGCCTTTGTACAACCAGAATCAGCAGTATCAGCAACTCGGCTATAATCAGCAGCAACCTGGCGTGAGACCCGTCACCGAGAATCAGTACTGA